The Panicum virgatum strain AP13 chromosome 5K, P.virgatum_v5, whole genome shotgun sequence genome has a window encoding:
- the LOC120706813 gene encoding GDSL esterase/lipase LIP-4-like — protein MSSGGSAVRRRRALLPASVAALLVALELMVLAVPAAAAAGSGFRCRPGSRPVLFNFGDSNSDTGGMAAARGWHLTRPEGRAFFPRPTGRFCDGRLTVDFLCESLNISYLSPFLKALGSNYSSGANFASAGAATQPRDVPFALHIQVQEFLYFRDRSLELIDQGLSGPIDAQGFQNALYMIDIGQNDVNALLSNLPYDQVIAKFPPILAEIKDAVQTLYNNGSQNFWIHGTGALGCLPQKLAIPRKNDSDLDQYGCLKTYNRAAVAFNTALDSLCDQLSAQMKDATIVYTDLFPIKYDLVANHTKYGFDKPLMTCCGYGGPPYNYDFNKGCQSKDVTACDDGSKFVSWDGVHLTEAANAVVAKAILSSQYSKPSLKFDQFCRV, from the exons ATGTCGTCGGGCGGCagcgcggtgcggcggcgccgggccttACTTCCGGCGTCCGTAGCAGCGCTGCTGGTGGCTCTGGAGCTGATGGTGCtcgcggtgccggcggcggcggcggcgggctctggGTTCAGGTGCCGCCCGGGCTCCCGGCCGGTGCTCTTCAACTTCGGCGACTCCAACTCGGACACcggcggcatggcggcggcccGGGGGTGGCATCTCACGCGCCCGGAGGGCCGCGCCTTCTTCCCGCGCCCCACCGGCCGCTTCTGCGACGGCCGCCTCACCGTCGACTTCCTCT GTGAAAGCTTGAACATCAGCTATTTGAGCCCATTTTTGAAGGCATTGGGTTCTAATTATAGCAGCGGTGCAAATTTCGCCAGTGCTGGTGCAGCAACACAACCACGAGATGTTCCGTTTGCGTTGCACATACAGGTCCAGGAATTCTTATACTTCAGAGATAGATCCCTGGAACTCATTGATCAAG GTCTTAGTGGTCCAATTGATGCACAAGGGTTCCAGAATGCTTTATATATGATAGACATAGGGCAGAATGATGTAAACGCTCTTCTGTCCAACTTGCCCTATGATCAAGTTATTGCCAAATTCCCGCCAATACTTGCTGAGATTAAGGATGCTGTGCAG ACTCTGTATAACAATGGGAGTCAAAACTTTTGGATACACGGGACTGGTGCTCTCGGTTGCCTGCCTCAGAAGCTTGCTATACCGAGGAAAAACGACAGTGATCTTGATCAGTATGGCTGTCTCAAGACCTACAACAGAGCTGCAGTTGCATTCAACACAGCGCTGGACAGCCTATGCGATCAGCTTAGTGCGCAGATGAAAGACGCGACAATAGTGTACACCGATCTATTCCCCATCAAGTATGATCTGGTTGCCAACCACACTAAATATG GCTTCGACAAGCCGCTGATGACATGCTGTGGGTACGGAGGGCCTCCTTACAACTACGATTTCAACAAGGGCTGCCAGTCTAAGGATGTGACGGCCTGCGACGACGGCTCTAAGTTCGTCAGCTGGGATGGGGTGCACCTCACGGAAGCTGCCAATGCCGTCGTGGCCAAAGCCATACTGAGCTCTCAGTACTCCAAACCCAGCCTCAAATTTGATCAGTTCTGCAGGGTCTGA